From one Triticum urartu cultivar G1812 chromosome 3, Tu2.1, whole genome shotgun sequence genomic stretch:
- the LOC125544896 gene encoding TLC domain-containing protein 4-like, which produces MDLSTTSVMAAKAYSYKAESLVKEYLLADAYVSYTAMLGGILMCKMIYDITHLVSSFFYKCYASLTKAQKLEWNNRGISTVHAIFITFMSVYLVFFSDLYSDKLDGPVTFRSSNLSNITLAVSVGYFITDIAMIFWVYPSLGGMEYVLHHFLSLVSIVYSVNSGEGQLYTYMVLISEGTTPGINLRWYLDTAGLKRSKAYVVNGSLMVVAWLVARIILFIYLFYHIYFHYDDVMQMRTFSRVLIFGVPTILLIMNTIWFAKILRGLKKTLTKRE; this is translated from the exons ATGGATCTGTCCACAACCTCTGTTATGGCGGCTAAGGCCTACTCGTACAAAGCAGAGTCACTGGTTAAGGAATACCTTCTTGCAGATGCATATGTTTCGTACACTGCTATGCTTGGTGGGATCCTGATGTGCAAGATG ATCTATGACATCACACACTTAGTCAGTTCATTCTTCTACAAGTGTTATGCTTCTCTTACAAAAGCCCAAAAGCTTGAGTGGAACAACAG GGGCATCTCCACTGTCCATGCAATTTTCATCACATTCATGTCAGTGTACCTAGTATTCTTTTCCGACCTATACTCTGATAAGCTGGATGGACCAGTAACTTTCCGGAGTTCAAACCTCTCTAATATTACACTAGCG GTATCTGTTGGGTACTTCATCACTGACATTGCAATGATATTTTGGGTTTATCCTTCTCTAGGTGGAATGGAGTAT GTTCTTCATCACTTCCTATCACTTGTTTCCATAGTCTATTCTGTGAATTCTGGGGAAGGCCAGTTGTATACATACATGGTTCTCATCTCTGAAGGAACCACACCTGGAATCAACCTCCGCTG GTATCTTGATACTGCTGGACTGAAAAGATCCAAGGCCTATGTTGTGAACGGTAGCTTAATGGTTGTTGCATGGCTG GTGGCACGGATAATTCTCTTCATCTACTTGTTCTACCACATCTACTTCCACTATGATGAC GTGATGCAGATGCGGACCTTCAGCCGCGTTCTGATATTTGGCGTGCCCACAATACTACTCATCATGAACACGATATGGTTTGCAAAGATCTTGAGAGGCCTTAAAAAGACGCTAACCAAGAGGGAGTGA